The following coding sequences are from one Prionailurus viverrinus isolate Anna chromosome D2, UM_Priviv_1.0, whole genome shotgun sequence window:
- the LOC125147520 gene encoding zinc finger protein 37A-like isoform X3: protein MHRMRTSASPRLLPSEGSCCRLRGEGSPEASGLLSFGDVTVGFTEEEWQRLDPAQRTLYRDVMLENYSHLVAVGLSIPKPEVILKLEQGEEPWILESPGQSDPELINSSRNYSRKKFSEFNKGRNWLHNDKHEGIYSEEKLYKYNKNGNGLHLNEDFVHRQKIQILEQPFEYSECRKAFHENSLFVVHKKTYTGKNSCEHTDYGKIFCDMSSLMAHQRTHPRENQYEFNECGENFFEESILFEHQSVQPFSQKSNFIPVQRSHSIDNVIEYNECRTFFSEKLVFGVQQRTRTGEKPYECHDCGKTFNQKSAHTRHQRTHTGEKSCECQECGKTFYKNSDLIKHQRIHTGEKPFECQECGKSFSEKSTLTQHRRTHTGEKPYECRECGKAFSFKSVLTVHQKTHTGEKPYECYECRKAFLRKSDLIKHRRTHTGEKPYECNECGKSFSEKSTLTKHLRTHTGIRYENTARWDQQLEASQRLMHLQKKRRFLARGPTRRTFGCPEWKSEQACHKG, encoded by the exons GGATTATTGTCATTCGGGGATGTGACTGTGGGCTTCACTGAGGAGGAGTGGCAGCGCCTGGACCCTGCTCAGAGGACCCTGTACAGGGACGTGATGCTGGAGAACTACAGCCACCTTGTCGCAGTGG GGTTATCCATTCCTAAACCAGAAGTGATCCTCAAGTTGGAGCAAGGAGAGGAGCCATGGATATTAGAGTCCCCAGGCCAGAGTGACCCAG aattaATTAATAGCAGTAGAAACTATTCAAGAAAGAAGTTCAGTGAGTTTAACAAAGGTAGAAATTGGCTCCATAATGATAAGCATGAAGGAATTTATTCTGAAGagaaactttataaatataataaaaatgggaATGGCCTCCATCTTAATGAAGATTTTGTTCACCGtcagaaaattcaaattttggaGCAACCTTTTGAATACAGTGAATGTAGGAAAGCTTTCCATGAGAATTCACTCTTTGTTGTACATAAGAAAACTTACACAGGAAAGAACTCCTGTGAACACACTGATTATGGGAAGATCTTCTGTGATATGTCATCCCTCATGGCTCATCAGAGAACACATCCAAGAGAGAATCAGTATGAATTTAATGAATGTGGAGAAAATTTCTTTGAGGAATCCATTCTCTTTGAGCATCAGAGTGTTCAGCCTTTCAGCCAGAAGTCAAACTTCATTCCAGTTCAGAGAAGCCACTCAATTGACAATGTGATTGAATATAATGAATGTAGAACGTTTTTCAGTGAAAAGCTAGTCTTTGGTGTACAACAGAGAACACGCACAGGAGAAAAACCTTATGAGTGTCATGATTGTGGAAAAACCTTCAACCAGAAGTCAGCCCACACAAGACATCAGAGAACACACACAGGGGAAAAATCTTGTGAATGTCAGGAATGTGGGAAAACTTTCTACAAGAATTCAGACCTCATTAAACACCAGAGAATTCACACAGGGGAGAAACCTTTTGAATGTCAGGAATGCGGGAAATCCTTCAGTGAAAAGTCAACCCTCACTCAACATCGAAGaacacacacaggggagaaaccGTATGAATGTcgtgaatgtgggaaagccttctcGTTCAAGTCAGTCCTTACTGTAcatcagaaaacacacacaggggagaagccctACGAGTGTTATGAATGTAGGAAAGCCTTTCTTAGAAAATCAGACCTCATTAAACATCGAAGAACTCACACAGGggagaaaccttatgaatgtaatgaatgtgggaaatccttcTCTGAGAAGTCAACCCTTACCAAACATCTGAGAACTCACACAg GTATTAGATATGAAAACACAGCACGCTGGGACCAGCAGTTGGAAGCAAGTCAGAGGCTCATGCATCTGCAGAAGAAGAGAAGATTTTTAGCAAGGGGACCCACCAGGAGGACTTTCGGATGCccag AGTGGAAGTCAGAACAGGCCTGCCACAAAGGATGA
- the LOC125147520 gene encoding zinc finger protein 37A-like isoform X2, with protein MHRMRTSASPRLLPSEGSCCRLRGEGSPEASGLLSFGDVTVGFTEEEWQRLDPAQRTLYRDVMLENYSHLVAVGLSIPKPEVILKLEQGEEPWILESPGQSDPELINSSRNYSRKKFSEFNKGRNWLHNDKHEGIYSEEKLYKYNKNGNGLHLNEDFVHRQKIQILEQPFEYSECRKAFHENSLFVVHKKTYTGKNSCEHTDYGKIFCDMSSLMAHQRTHPRENQYEFNECGENFFEESILFEHQSVQPFSQKSNFIPVQRSHSIDNVIEYNECRTFFSEKLVFGVQQRTRTGEKPYECHDCGKTFNQKSAHTRHQRTHTGEKSCECQECGKTFYKNSDLIKHQRIHTGEKPFECQECGKSFSEKSTLTQHRRTHTGEKPYECRECGKAFSFKSVLTVHQKTHTGEKPYECYECRKAFLRKSDLIKHRRTHTGEKPYECNECGKSFSEKSTLTKHLRTHTGIRYENTARWDQQLEASQRLMHLQKKRRFLARGPTRRTFGCPGRERGSGLLAHGRAACQQDVLVLLGQTVESGSSWPRGSEGKGGLLHAQLSGGSRSERA; from the exons GGATTATTGTCATTCGGGGATGTGACTGTGGGCTTCACTGAGGAGGAGTGGCAGCGCCTGGACCCTGCTCAGAGGACCCTGTACAGGGACGTGATGCTGGAGAACTACAGCCACCTTGTCGCAGTGG GGTTATCCATTCCTAAACCAGAAGTGATCCTCAAGTTGGAGCAAGGAGAGGAGCCATGGATATTAGAGTCCCCAGGCCAGAGTGACCCAG aattaATTAATAGCAGTAGAAACTATTCAAGAAAGAAGTTCAGTGAGTTTAACAAAGGTAGAAATTGGCTCCATAATGATAAGCATGAAGGAATTTATTCTGAAGagaaactttataaatataataaaaatgggaATGGCCTCCATCTTAATGAAGATTTTGTTCACCGtcagaaaattcaaattttggaGCAACCTTTTGAATACAGTGAATGTAGGAAAGCTTTCCATGAGAATTCACTCTTTGTTGTACATAAGAAAACTTACACAGGAAAGAACTCCTGTGAACACACTGATTATGGGAAGATCTTCTGTGATATGTCATCCCTCATGGCTCATCAGAGAACACATCCAAGAGAGAATCAGTATGAATTTAATGAATGTGGAGAAAATTTCTTTGAGGAATCCATTCTCTTTGAGCATCAGAGTGTTCAGCCTTTCAGCCAGAAGTCAAACTTCATTCCAGTTCAGAGAAGCCACTCAATTGACAATGTGATTGAATATAATGAATGTAGAACGTTTTTCAGTGAAAAGCTAGTCTTTGGTGTACAACAGAGAACACGCACAGGAGAAAAACCTTATGAGTGTCATGATTGTGGAAAAACCTTCAACCAGAAGTCAGCCCACACAAGACATCAGAGAACACACACAGGGGAAAAATCTTGTGAATGTCAGGAATGTGGGAAAACTTTCTACAAGAATTCAGACCTCATTAAACACCAGAGAATTCACACAGGGGAGAAACCTTTTGAATGTCAGGAATGCGGGAAATCCTTCAGTGAAAAGTCAACCCTCACTCAACATCGAAGaacacacacaggggagaaaccGTATGAATGTcgtgaatgtgggaaagccttctcGTTCAAGTCAGTCCTTACTGTAcatcagaaaacacacacaggggagaagccctACGAGTGTTATGAATGTAGGAAAGCCTTTCTTAGAAAATCAGACCTCATTAAACATCGAAGAACTCACACAGGggagaaaccttatgaatgtaatgaatgtgggaaatccttcTCTGAGAAGTCAACCCTTACCAAACATCTGAGAACTCACACAg GTATTAGATATGAAAACACAGCACGCTGGGACCAGCAGTTGGAAGCAAGTCAGAGGCTCATGCATCTGCAGAAGAAGAGAAGATTTTTAGCAAGGGGACCCACCAGGAGGACTTTCGGATGCccaggtagagagagaggttCTGGATTGTTGGCTCATGGACGGGCAGCTTGCCAGCAGGATGTGTTGGTGCTTCTGGGGCAGACTGTTGAGAGCGGCTCATCCTGGCCTAGGGGGTCAGAGGGGAAAGGTGGGTTGCTGCACGCACAACTTAGTGGAGGCAGTAGAAGTGAGCGCGCGTGA
- the LOC125147520 gene encoding zinc finger protein 37A-like isoform X1, translated as MHRMRTSASPRLLPSEGSCCRLRGEGSPEASGLLSFGDVTVGFTEEEWQRLDPAQRTLYRDVMLENYSHLVAVGLSIPKPEVILKLEQGEEPWILESPGQSDPELINSSRNYSRKKFSEFNKGRNWLHNDKHEGIYSEEKLYKYNKNGNGLHLNEDFVHRQKIQILEQPFEYSECRKAFHENSLFVVHKKTYTGKNSCEHTDYGKIFCDMSSLMAHQRTHPRENQYEFNECGENFFEESILFEHQSVQPFSQKSNFIPVQRSHSIDNVIEYNECRTFFSEKLVFGVQQRTRTGEKPYECHDCGKTFNQKSAHTRHQRTHTGEKSCECQECGKTFYKNSDLIKHQRIHTGEKPFECQECGKSFSEKSTLTQHRRTHTGEKPYECRECGKAFSFKSVLTVHQKTHTGEKPYECYECRKAFLRKSDLIKHRRTHTGEKPYECNECGKSFSEKSTLTKHLRTHTGEKPYECIECGKFFCYYSGFTEHQRRHTGEKPFGCNECGKNFRQKSALIVHQRTHIRQKPYECNECGKSFCVKSKLIAHHRTHTGEKPYECNVCGKSFYVKSKLTVHQRTHLGRNPVNVINGGNHSG; from the exons GGATTATTGTCATTCGGGGATGTGACTGTGGGCTTCACTGAGGAGGAGTGGCAGCGCCTGGACCCTGCTCAGAGGACCCTGTACAGGGACGTGATGCTGGAGAACTACAGCCACCTTGTCGCAGTGG GGTTATCCATTCCTAAACCAGAAGTGATCCTCAAGTTGGAGCAAGGAGAGGAGCCATGGATATTAGAGTCCCCAGGCCAGAGTGACCCAG aattaATTAATAGCAGTAGAAACTATTCAAGAAAGAAGTTCAGTGAGTTTAACAAAGGTAGAAATTGGCTCCATAATGATAAGCATGAAGGAATTTATTCTGAAGagaaactttataaatataataaaaatgggaATGGCCTCCATCTTAATGAAGATTTTGTTCACCGtcagaaaattcaaattttggaGCAACCTTTTGAATACAGTGAATGTAGGAAAGCTTTCCATGAGAATTCACTCTTTGTTGTACATAAGAAAACTTACACAGGAAAGAACTCCTGTGAACACACTGATTATGGGAAGATCTTCTGTGATATGTCATCCCTCATGGCTCATCAGAGAACACATCCAAGAGAGAATCAGTATGAATTTAATGAATGTGGAGAAAATTTCTTTGAGGAATCCATTCTCTTTGAGCATCAGAGTGTTCAGCCTTTCAGCCAGAAGTCAAACTTCATTCCAGTTCAGAGAAGCCACTCAATTGACAATGTGATTGAATATAATGAATGTAGAACGTTTTTCAGTGAAAAGCTAGTCTTTGGTGTACAACAGAGAACACGCACAGGAGAAAAACCTTATGAGTGTCATGATTGTGGAAAAACCTTCAACCAGAAGTCAGCCCACACAAGACATCAGAGAACACACACAGGGGAAAAATCTTGTGAATGTCAGGAATGTGGGAAAACTTTCTACAAGAATTCAGACCTCATTAAACACCAGAGAATTCACACAGGGGAGAAACCTTTTGAATGTCAGGAATGCGGGAAATCCTTCAGTGAAAAGTCAACCCTCACTCAACATCGAAGaacacacacaggggagaaaccGTATGAATGTcgtgaatgtgggaaagccttctcGTTCAAGTCAGTCCTTACTGTAcatcagaaaacacacacaggggagaagccctACGAGTGTTATGAATGTAGGAAAGCCTTTCTTAGAAAATCAGACCTCATTAAACATCGAAGAACTCACACAGGggagaaaccttatgaatgtaatgaatgtgggaaatccttcTCTGAGAAGTCAACCCTTACCAAACATCTGAGAACTCACACAggtgagaaaccctatgaatgtattGAATGTGGGAAATTTTTCTGCTACTACTCGGGTTTCACAGAACATCAGAGAAGACACACAGGGGAGAAACCTTTTggatgtaatgaatgtgggaaaaacTTCCGTCAGAAGTCAGCCCTAATTGTTCATCAGAGAACTCACATAAGacagaaaccctatgaatgtaatgaatgtgggaaatcatTCTGTGTAAAGTCAAAACTCATTGCACATCATAGAACACACACAGGGgaaaaaccctatgaatgtaatgtATGTGGAAAATCATTTTATGTGAAGTCAAAACTCACTGTACATCAACGAACACATTTGGGGAGAAACCCTGTAAATGTAATAAATGGGGGAAATCACTCTGGGTGA